A genomic window from Lutra lutra chromosome 17, mLutLut1.2, whole genome shotgun sequence includes:
- the LOC125089149 gene encoding actin-related protein 2/3 complex subunit 3-like yields the protein MPAYHSSLMDPDTKLIGNMALLPIRSQFKGPAPRETKDTDIVNEAIYYFKANVFFKNYEIKNEADRTLIYITLYISECLKKLQKCNSKSQGEKEMYTLGITNFPIPGEPGFPLNAIYAKPANKQEDEVMRAYLQQLRQETGLRLCEKVFDPQNDKPSKWWTCFVKRQFMNKSLSGPGQ from the coding sequence ATGCCGGCTTACCACTCATCTCTCATGGATCCGGACACCAAACTCATTGGAAACATGGCACTGTTGCCTATCAGAAGTCAGTTCAAAGGACCCGCCCCTAGAGAGACAAAAGATACAGATATTGTGAATGAAGCCATCTATTACTTCAAGGCCAATGTCTTCTTCAAAAACTATGAGATTAAGAATGAAGCTGATAGAACCTTGATATATATAACTCTCTACATTTCTGAGTGTCTAAAGAAACTGCAAAAGTGCAATTCCAAAAGCCAAGGTGAAAAGGAAATGTATACGCTGGGAATCACTAATTTTCCCATTCCTGGAGAGCCTGGTTTTCCACTTAATGCGATTTATGCCAAACCGGCAAACAAACAGGAAGATGAGGTGATGAGGGCCTACTTACAGCAGTTGAGACAAGAGACTGGACTGAGACTTTGTGAGAAAGTTTTTGACCCTCAGAATGATAAACCTAGCAAGTGGTGGACTTGCTTTGTGAAGAGACAGTTCATGAACAAGAGTCTTTCAGGACCGGGACAGTGA